From Anticarsia gemmatalis isolate Benzon Research Colony breed Stoneville strain chromosome 27, ilAntGemm2 primary, whole genome shotgun sequence, one genomic window encodes:
- the LOC142984683 gene encoding putative ATP-dependent RNA helicase TDRD12: MNMEPDKYKVEILHYLNPHLIWVLVGKHGTENPIQFEQVGIYGIMPLKIRFDVMAEAYVVRCEEWQKAVMSKMKSILRDATEVWFSTTYLDRTSSLFDNNIHKYGDITLTTKDGSTVSMLKELLKMDFVEENIQYFHQNQCTKLDFVTSVAVMNAINRHLKPKQNRQQLQEILDSQTTVYRRMVELNEIDPRNLEVGARGNYQQMIDKQIEDLNACKDLDEVSAGRATNIRSFTGARKKNLEIMRSMSRASSVMDNASSSKYDSGSSATLAVTPTETETLSTAEDKKSRRARRNRPGKDLKEKKLIGFGPAGMSISYLPVREIDADMNPFMALKQASATEPECKPNDDMLANDDSEVNATITNLKDLKLKSVKQAHLASDVQDEKQSIKNIPAEDDNKPKLSALQRRRKLIEDRMARSMNSSSATETDSIVNQGDDTDSECLTDILPKLEIIEPKKQVKEPEHVKQRRKINVNPFKNLDVSQSVFVEKLVKPTIMVHSKNDCRIHPVSSVGDNPFGPEIHLKLRDMSVRTPMRPQTVSWPVILRGHSLFLVGPSGSGKTLGYLPAVCRTVSDYKKSNTELSVTRLSCIIVCGTAKSVHHTEELCRMFLHQVVIFACHAGMTDLTLTTSILNGLDILICTPKVLVRLIRDDLGLEIRNLQMFVVDDCERVADVYANELKFCLLKIKEMLKSRVNKEMKVQYIVASRIWCSLMSSLARKAPDSVICISAFQECVLYSEVDTSVEFLSKDKKIAAVVKFLSEIDKSKKTVIACRNDEEVHLLESNLSSLNYIVFACDNTMTLNDLYKIDLALAEFKEPVLGPIIVCCDSNLDHLNLTDVHYLIHYSLPDLFSKFCKRFSVLIDNYPSIFKTEKSDIRIKIFIENGNVEQLPKILHFINRCSDNIPPALNEISSAVMLKKDMCKARNFVALCDILLSLGECPDVWNCKDRHALFEKYDKPKNWIPKQGEVTFKILHYHSAVHYSARLTSCKTKSGFKKFPQAYSMLTFKLSMYYSKEFNRKLHGVARPGDICAVALKQNLYARCQVVKIISVNEDKYPTVMLINLLDEEKYEMARDTCLYFLPDELKNIETHVVRVILSNIMPEDKDITYSNLAENQLKTITEKNDELFMRGQVKMVIKNCIFVDTLEACQRLSSLDEVVVKSNFKNELLAGYAIENPDHLTKLRELGKNLEFMKELDVEDEQVIVPKPMKSRPTGTWAYLEYDKDIPVYYLFAMSPTQFFIQLAQFKECLRTLLNKIKMYVSDSPESATELAIGDLVLAEFPDDAEYERARIDNIIDDSKVDCFFLDLGDWRVVAIDKILTIPENIVTLLPFQAIECRLTGIKCDEDNCKEATEWFIDQFYDDSDNLKYMYAKRFTTEKAVFTGGSKYGVGLMDCYDKNDVYINQLMIDAGLAEINDETEFLDDMNARMDFNSEVDTKNVKKEAVLENSESEYSYNDFIDDRSMTPSAVSAQNAKKSFFSSVFTKNKETIDTSGTVPASLSSIMTSNGSIDIDTDFTPTSSNQIALKGDTEPISGHIKTGGKLLRSVDLVGDDDEDDDKWDLVNFDGSLLGMVKNANITGNLAQNVPGTSKMDENTGSKDEIQTKPETSVKTENEQKIKVSQTKDVTDKPIGNPKMIKKKHVIKSDEYKNVTSQTAIKKLKNVLSYIKSYDDEQASSSEESELPAKQALSPTEQRLTSTAEPVSPAKEPLTSNDEPVSPSKKSLQSTDKPKEHILASDEPISSSNQPGSPTKETVSPAKDHLIASDELVSSTNLPLSPTDGSVSPAKEPLSSTDKPVSPISSTKQLGSPSNEPLTPAKQSLSPTKQALSFTDEHISLAKQPGSPTNESVSRSKQALSSTDEPISSPKQAFSPTKRRLSSTDKPATPTSKDKSNYSTKLNTPKHKNNQPSNNSINEIESRPTTFNFDISESKTTKSSSKSDTPKTDSGQFIKTDTEQEKYDFNNDEPKTIESSKCGTERESAVLSPSSDINYKKPTLLWRQDKNNVYVKIKLTSNDYDLIVEEKNIKFYADENGDEYAFDFELYAPVDERKCTHYYTKNYVKVDLKKIKSRFWFSLNKGHSKKWIANDSSDDESEENMKQIKITEVKQDTDNQTINTEKQDFEKQSPGSPNSEMIPEKQRTEKQTSEIKNDEKQVEKQSPEILNIEKKPEKQTSKVVKQNVSDNSFDSQDKGLRKPKIVWREVKSGVVAKILIITENYDLVIKEKHMKFSCNANDTEYGFEIELYGVVNVNKCSHTNKGQYVQVNLTKVLNKRWLNLSKSLVKWIVYDVDDIDASSEEDNLDISTADLKNNIKARVDLNSDSDVDFHDDVNFRMRY; the protein is encoded by the exons ATGAATATGGAGCCGGACAAATATAAAGTAGAGATCTTGCACTATCTCAACCCACACTTGATATGGGTGCTTGTAGGGAAACATGGGACGGAAAATCCTATACAATTCGAGCAAGTTGGAATCTATGGGATTATGCCTCTAAAAATTCGTTTCGATGTGATGGCTGAGGCTTATGTGGTTAGGTGCGAAGAATGGCAGAAAGCGGTCATGTCGAAGATGAAATCAATACTGCGGGACGCTACCGAAGTGTGGTTTTCAACAACTTACTTGGACAGAAC GTCATCGCTGTTCGATAACAACATTCATAAATACGGAGATATAACTTTGACTACGAAAGACGGCTCCACCGTCAGCATGTTGAAAGAACTCCTCAAAATGGACTTTGTAGAAGAAAACATACAATACTTCCATCAAAATCAATGCACAAAACTTGATTTTGTTACTTCAGTGGCGGTCATGAATGCTATCAACCGTCACTTGAAACCAAAGCAAAACAGACAACAACTACAAGAGATCTTAGACAGCCAAACAACGGTTTACCGAAGAATGGTTGAATTGAACGAGATTGATCCAAGAAATCTTGAAGTCGGTGCTCGAGGGAACTATCAACAGATGATAGATAAGCAGATTGAGGACTTGAACGCATGTAAAGACCTCGACGAGGTGTCAGCTGGCAGAGCGACTAATATACGGTCCTTCACGGGAGCACGGAAAAAGAATCTTGAAATTATGAGATCTATGTCGAGGGCATCTTCAGTAATGGACAATGCTTCTAGTTCTAAATATGATTCGGGCAGCAGTGCTACGCTGGCAGTCACTCCCACTGAGACGGAAACATTGTCTACTGCAGAGGATAAAAAATCTAGAAGGGCCAGGAGGAATCGGCCAGGCAAAG ACTTAAAAGAGAAAAAGCTCATAGGTTTCGGACCTGCAGGCATGAGCATATCCTATCTACCAGTGAGAGAAATAGATGCAGATATGAACCCATTCATGGCACTGAAACAAGCAAGTGCAACCGAACCGGAATGTAAACCCAACGATGACATGCTTGCCAATGATGATTCAGAAGTGAATGCAACGATTACCAACTTGAAGGACTTGAAACTGAAGTCCGTTAAACAGGCTCATTTAGCCAGTGATGTGCAAGATGAGAAGCAGTCAATCAAGAATATCCCAGCAGAAGATGACAACAAGCCGAAACTAAGTGCCTTGCAGAGAAGAAGGAAATTGATCGAAGACAGAATGGCAAGGTCCATGAACAGCTCATCGGCTACGGAGACAGACAGCATTGTGAACCAAGGTGACGATACAGATTCTGAATGTTTAACAGACATTTTAcctaaattagaaataattgaacCCAAAAAACAGGTCAAAGAGCCTGAACATGTAAAACAAAGAAGGAAAATTAACGTTAATCCATTCAAAAATTTAGATGTTAGTCAGTCGGTGTTCGTTGAAAAGTTGGTCAAACCGACTATTATGGTTCATTCGAAGAACGATTGTCGTATACATCCAGTGAGCAGTGTAGGAGACAATCCATTCGGTCCGGAAATTCATTTGAAACTACGTGACATGTCAGTTAGAACGCCGATGAGACCGCAGACAGTGTCTTGGCCAGTTATTCTCCGAGGCCATAGTTTGTTCCTAGTCGGTCCGAGTGGCAGTGGAAAGACTCTAGGCTATCTCCCAGCGGTTTGCCGTACAGTAAgtgattataaaaaatctaacacTGAACTCTCAGTTACTCGTTTATCTTGTATCATCGTTTGTGGTACAGCAAAATCTGTCCACCACACGGAAGAATTATGTAGGATGTTCTTACACCAGGTTGTTATATTTGCGTGCCACGCGGGCATGACTGACTTGACTTTGACTACTAGTATCTTGAACGGCTTGGACATTCTAATTTGTACTCCTAAAGTCCTAGTTCGTCTGATAAGAGATGATTTGGGTCTTGAAATACGTAATCTACAAATGTTTGTAGTAGACGATTGTGAAAGAGTAGCTGATGTATACGCGAATGAGCTGAAATTTTGTCTTCTGAAAATCAAGGAGATGCTTAAAAGCCGAGTTAATAAAGAAATGAAAGTCCAGTACATAGTCGCGTCGAGGATTTGGTGTAGTTTGATGTCGTCTTTAGCGAGGAAAGCACCTGATTCCGTGATTTGTATTAGTGCGTTTCAAGAGTGCGTATTGTATTCAGAAGTCGATACATCTGTGGAGTTTCttagtaaagataaaaaaatcgCTGCGGTTGTTAAGTTTTTGTCTGAAATAGATAAGTCTAAAAAGACGGTGATCGCGTGTCGCAACGATGAAGAAGTCCATTTACTTGAAAGCAATTTGTCCAGTTTGAACTATATTGTATTCGCGTGTGATAACACCATGACTCTAAAcgatttatacaaaattgatcTAGCTCTGGCAGAGTTCAAAGAACCAGTTCTAGGCCCTATTATAGTATGCTGTGATTCGAATCTCGACCATTTGAACTTAACCGATGTTCACTATTTAATTCATTACTCTCTGCCGGATTTATTCTCGAAATTTTGCAAAAGATTCTCTGTACTTATCGACAATTATCCATCCATATTTAAGACCGAAAAATCAGATATACGTATAaaaattttcattgaaaacGGTAATGTTGAACAGTTGCCTAAAATTCTTCACTTTATAAACAGATGCTCGGATAATATACCCCCAGCTTTGAACGAGATTAGCTCGGCTGTCATGCTTAAGAAAGATATGTGTAAAGCCAGGAATTTCGTAGCGTTATGCGACATTCTGTTATCACTAGGAGAGTGTCCCGACGTATGGAACTGCAAAGATAGGCATGCTTTGTTCGAAAAGTATGATAAACCAAAGAACTGGATACCGAAACAGGGCGAAGTCACTTTCAAAATACTACATTACCATTCCGCCGTTCATTATTCCGCTCGCTTAACATCCTGTAAGACCAAAAGTGGTTTTAAAAAATTCCCACAAGCGTACAGCATGCTTACTTTCAAACTAAGTATGTATTACAGTAAAGAATTTAATCGTAAATTGCACGGTGTCGCGAGACCGGGAGACATTTGCGCGGTCGCTTTGAAACAGAACCTGTACGCGAGGTGTCAGGtcgttaaaataatatctgtGAATGAAGATAAGTACCCAACCGTCATGTTAATTAACTTATTAGACGAAGAAAAGTACGAAATGGCGAGAGACACGTGTCTCTACTTTTTGCCGGATGAGTTAAAGAATATTGAGACTCATGTTGTGAGAGTTATTTTGTCTAATATTATGCCCGAAGATAAGGATATAACGTACTCGAATTTAGCTGAAAACCAGCTTAAAACGATCACGGAGAAAAACGACGAACTTTTCATGAGAGGTCAAGTTAAAATGGttataaaaaactgtattttcgTCGACACTCTCGAAGCGTGTCAGCGTTTATCTTCCTTAGACGAAGTCGTGGttaaaagtaactttaaaaacGAGCTGTTGGCAGGTTATGCGATTGAAAATCCGGACCATTTAACTAAGTTACGTGAACTAGGTAAGAATTTAGAATTTATGAAGGAGTTAGACGTAGAAGATGAGCAGGTAATTGTGCCTAAACCGATGAAATCGCGGCCTACAGGTACTTGGGCGTATTTAGAATACGATAAAGATATCCCCGTGTATTATTTGTTTGCCATGAGCCCGACTCAATTCTTTATACAGCTTGCTCAATTTAAAGAGTGTTTGAGAAccttactaaataaaattaaaatgtatgtttcggATAGCCCCGAGTCTGCTACAGAGCTAGCAATAGGAGATTTAGTCCTAGCCGAGTTCCCCGACGATGCCGAATACGAAAGAGCTAGAATTGACAATATTATTGATGATAGCAAAGTGGATTGTTTCTTCCTAGATTTGGGAGATTGGAGGGTAGTAGcgattgataaaatattgacaatCCCTGAGAATATTGTTACTCTGTTACCTTTCCAAGCGATTGAATGTAGACTGACGGGTATAAAATGTGATGAGGATAATTGCAAGGAAGCTACTGAGTGGTTTATTGATCAGTTTTACGATGATTCTGATAATTTAAAGTATATGTATGCTAAGAGGTTTACGACAGAAAAGGCTGTATTTACAGGTGGTAGTAAGTATGGTGTGGGTTTGATGGATTGTTACGATAAGAATGATGTGTACATCAATCAATTGATGATTGACGCTGGATTGGCCGAGATCAATGATGAGACTGAATTTTTAGATGATATGAATGCTCGTATGGATTTCAATTCAGAAGTAGATACTAAGAATGTTAAGAAAGAAGCAGTTTTAGAAAACTCAGAATCGGAATATTCTTATAACGATTTCATAGATGACCGTTCGATGACTCCTAGCGCGGTAAGTGCTCAAAATGCCAAAAAGTCATTTTTCTCTTCGGTATTTACTAAAAACAAGGAAACAATCGACACGAGCGGGACTGTACCTGCGTCTCTTTCTAGTATCATGACATCTAATggaagtatagatatagatactGATTTCACGCCTACATCATCTAACCAAATCGCACTCAAAGGTGATACGGAACCAATTTCTGGGCATATAAAGACGGGTGGCAAATTATTGAGGTCAGTGGACTTAGTCGGTGATGATGACGAAGATGATGACAAATGGGACCTGGTCAATTTTGATGGTAGTCTGCTAGGAATGGTCAAAAATGCCAATATTACTGGCAATCTAGCTCAAAATGTACCTGGTACATCTAAAATGGATGAAAACACAGGCTCGAAAGACGAAATTCAAACTAAACCTGAAACTTCAGTTAAAACtgaaaatgaacaaaaaattaaagtttcTCAAACTAAAGATGTTACAGACAAACCAATAGGTAATCctaaaatgattaaaaagaAACATGTTATCAAAAGCgatgaatacaaaaatgtaacTTCTCAGACGgctataaagaaattaaaaaatgttctgtCTTATATAAAATCTTATGATGATGAACAAGCTTCGTCTTCTGAGGAATCTGAGTTACCTGCTAAACAAGCACTTTCACCCACTGAACAACGTCTAACATCTACTGCTGAACCAGTTTCACCCGCTAAGGAACCTTTAACGTCTAACGATGAGCCTGTTTCACCCAGTAAAAAATCTCTTCAATCCACTGATAAACCTAAAGAACATATTTTAGCTTCAGATGAACCCATTTCATCCTCTAACCAGCCTGGTTCGCCCACTAAGGAAACTGTTTCACCCGCTAAAGACCATCTTATAGCTTCAGATGAACTAGTTTCCTCCACTAACCTACCACTTTCACCTACTGATGGCTCTGTTTCACCCGCTAAAGAACCCCTTTCATCAACTGATAAACCGGTTTCACCTATTTCATCCACTAAGCAGCTTGGTTCACCCTCTAACGAACCTCTAACACCCGCTAAACAAAGTCTTTCACCCACTAAACAAGCTCTTTCATTCACTGATGAACACATTTCATTAGCTAAACAGCCTGGTTCACCCACCAATGAATCTGTTTCACGCAGTAAACAAGCTCTTTCATCCACTGATGAACCTATTTCATCCCCTAAACAGGCCTTTTCACCCACTAAACGACGTCTTTCATCCACTGATAAACCTGCTACACCGACTTCAAAAGACAAAAGTAATTATTCCACCAAATTGAATACAcccaaacacaaaaataatcaacCATCAAACAATTCGATCAATGAGATTGAATCTCGACcgacaacatttaattttgacatttctGAATCTAAAACTACGAAATCTAGTTCAAAATCTGATACACCTAAAACTGACAGTGGCCAATTTATAAAAACTGATACGGAACAAGAGAAATATGACTTCAACAATGATGAACCTAAAACGATTGAGTCTTCTAAATGTGGAACGGAAAGAGAATCGGCCGTTCTATCTCCGTCTTCcgatattaattacaaaaaaccGACTTTACTATGGCGGCAGGACAAGAATAATGtctatgttaaaataaaactgacttCAAATGATTACGACCTTATTGtagaggaaaaaaatattaaattttacgcAGACGAAAACGGTGACGAATATGcatttgattttgaactttacGCCCCCGTTGATGAGAGAAAATGCACGCATTATTATACAAAGAATTATGTTAAAGTCGATTTAAAGAAGATTAAAAGCAGGTTTTGGTTTTCATTGAACAAAGGACATAGTAAAAAATGGATAGCTAACGACAGTTCGGACGATGAAAGCGAAgaaaacatgaaacaaataaaaataactgaagTAAAACAAGATACTGATAATCAAACTATAAATACTGAAAAACaagattttgaaaaacaaagtcCTGGTAGTCCAAATTCTGAAATGATTCCCGAAAAACAAAGAACTGAAAAACAAACTTCCGAAATTAAAAATGATGAAAAGCAAGTTGAAAAACAAAGTCCTGAAATTCTAAATATCGAAAAAAAACCTGAAAAACAAACGTCTAAAGTGgtcaaacaaaatgtttcaGACAATTCTTTTGATTCCCAAGATAAGGGTCTTCGTAAACCTAAAATAGTTTGGCGCGAAGTAAAATCAGGTGTTGTAGCAAAAATACTGATAATTACTGAAAATTACGACTtagttattaaagaaaaacatatgaAATTCTCTTGCAATGCGAACGATACTGAATATGGGTTTGAAATCGAACTTTACGGGGTTGTAAACGTGAACAAATGTAGTCACACGAATAAAGGACAGTATGTCCAAGTGAATCTTACAAAAGTGCTGAACAAAAGATGGTTAAATTTGAGTAAAAGTTTAGTTAAATGGATAGTCTACGATGTGGACGATATTGATGCATCGTCGGAGGAAGATAATTTGGATATAAGTACGGCagatttaaagaataatataaaagctcGCGTAGATTTGAACAGCGATAGTGATGTCGATTTTCATGATGATGTCAATTTTAGGATGAgatattaa
- the LOC142984684 gene encoding dymeclin, with protein sequence MGVAVSKYSELSSNELLARFCSAEVICPNDPFWNQLLAFNINPPQSSEEQLMFDASTESLLQKFLQNNPQTGNLGSLVQVFITRATELLAAPNSDNVMLAWQTFNALFVIRAVSKYLVEMVPEYELCRHLDVQAERRVGNGPVDREGGDTSPQQEEASPLPSPEGEAPTSPKLTGNESRVEMLIDALIGLIIDVPVTDNTYYLHLECINTILVLMSVYMFAGVHGQTRLVDTSLIYRTLFLGRYGMHAPLLVKTLLHNLSAMLAAPPSMFGAHAGGGSLLINFASGLWNMITFNASSRPTIYSHPPLDRGELQERVKREHPLANQSCLLLLTLANHCMNDDNLYRNALLCCEDTAETSAPTPQRESNGASQVTPPRIDIAALHKALCATAGCEHSTLLLYLMLHSCNAYKRHISNVAQIDQLIVPILQVLYNAPDNNSHHIYMSLIVLLILTEDDALIKNVHLIMLKSLPWYTERAISEISLGGLMVLVILRALQYNMARVRDKYLHTNCLAAIANMSCEFRNLHPYVAQRLISLFETLTKRRARLCSEIEGGDINSLELPHQSEEKTEEIMDHISVLDEVLRMLLEIINSCVAHQLGNNLNVVYALLHKRHLFQQHQHHHPVAQNIDMVIGYFSTRLQRVQEGAGADLGVTEVLACIKKGAEQWSSDRLKKFPDLKFRYVEEERPEEFFTPYVWSLVSSCGGVYWASEGGARALGDLLAC encoded by the exons ATGGGTGTAGCAGTGAGTAAATACTCGGAGTTGTCTTCCAATGAGCTGCTGGCGAGGTTTTGTTCAGCTGAAGTCATCTGTCCCAATGATCCCTTCTGGAACCAGCTTCTGGCATTCAATATTAACCCTCCACAAAGCtc TGAAGAGCAGCTGATGTTCGACGCGAGCACAGAGTCCTTGCTGCAGAAGTTTTTACAGAACAACCCTCAGACCGGCAACCTTGGCTCCCTGGTGCAGGTCTTCATTACCAGAGCTACTGAGCTGTTAGCTGCTCCCAATAGTGACAA TGTAATGCTAGCATGGCAGACGTTCAACGCGTTGTTCGTCATACGAGCGGTGAGCAAGTACCTCGTGGAGATGGTGCCGGAGTACGAGCTGTGCCGCCACTTGGACGTGCAGGCCGAGAGGAGGGTGGGCAACGGACCTGTGGACCGAGAGGGAGGGGATACCAGC CCCCAACAAGAAGAGGCTTCGCCCCTGCCGTCGCCGGAGGGCGAAGCGCCAACGTCACCCAAACTGACTGGCAACGAGAGTCGAGTGGAAATGCTTATCGATGCTCTCATAGGACTTATCATAGATGTCCCTGTTAC TGACAACACATACTACCTACATTTGGAGTGTATAAACACGATATTGGTGCTTATGTCTGTATACATGTTCGCCGGAGTACACGGACAGACAAGACTGGTAGACACATCTTTAATATACAG GACGTTGTTCCTGGGTCGCTACGGCATGCACGCTCCACTACTGGTCAAGACGCTGCTGCACAACCTGAGCGCCATGCTGGCGGCGCCGCCCAGCATGTTCGGCGCGCACGCCGGCGGCGGCAGTCTGCTCATTAACTTTGCTT CCGGCTTATGGAACATGATAACATTCAACGCCAGCAGCCGGCCCACGATCTACTCGCACCCGCCGCTGGACCGCGGCGAGCTGCAGGAGCGCGTGAAGCGCGAGCACCCGCTCGCCAACCAGTCGTGTCTGTTGCTGCTCACGCTCGCCAACCACTGCATGAACGATGATAACCTGTATAGAAACGCGCTCCTGTGCTGTGAGGATACTGCAG AAACATCAGCTCCAACACCGCAGCGGGAATCGAACGGCGCATCACAAGTCACACCGCCGAGAATTGACATCGCTGCT TTACACAAAGCCCTTTGCGCGACGGCTGGGTGTGAACATTCAACGCTACTCCTATATTTAATGCTACACTCGTGCAACGCGTACAAACGACATATAAGCAATGTGGCGCAGATTGATCAACTT ATAGTACCAATCCTGCAAGTGCTGTACAACGCGCCGGACAACAACTCGCACCACATCTACATGTCACTCATCGTGCTGCTCATACTGACCGAGGACGATGCTCTCATTAAAAACGTGCACTTGATT ATGTTAAAATCCCTGCCGTGGTACACGGAGCGCGCTATCTCGGAGATATCGCTGGGAGGTCTGATGGTGCTGGTCATACTGCGGGCGCTGCAGTACAACATGGCGCGAGTGAGGGACAAGTATCTACACACTAACTGTTTAGCTGCCATCGCTAATATGAGCT GTGAATTCAGAAACCTACACCCTTACGTGGCACAGAGGTTAATATCGTTATTTGAAACGTTAACTAAACGAAGAGCGAGGCTATGCAGCGAAATTGaag GTGGAGATATAAATAGCTTAGAATTACCACATCAGTCTGAAGAGAAAACTGAAGAAATT ATGGACCACATAAGCGTGCTAGACGAGGTACTGCGCATGCTGCTGGAGATAATAAACTCGTGTGTGGCGCACCAGCTCGGGAACAACCTCAACGTGGTGTACGCGCTGTTGCACAAGAGACACCTGTTCCAGCAGCATCAGCACCATCATCCCGTCGCGCAGAATATTGATATG GTGATAGGTTACTTCTCCACACGCCTGCAGCGAGTGCAGGAGGGGGCGGGCGCGGACCTGGGCGTCACCGAGGTGCTCGCCTGCATCAAGAAGGGGGCCGAGCAGTGGTCTAGCGATCGACTTAAG AAATTTCCGGATCTAAAATTCCGCTACGTAGAAGAGGAGCGCCCTGAGGAGTTCTTCACCCCGTACGTGTGGAGCCTGGTCAGTTCCTGCGGGGGGGTGTACTGGGCCAGCGAGGGGGGGGCCCGGGCGCTGGGGGACCTACTCGCTTGCTGA